DNA sequence from the Candidatus Poribacteria bacterium genome:
AGCGTCGTATTCCTCCATTGTGAACGCGCGCACCCGTTGCGGGTACGCTGCTAACATCACAGAGGTTTCGTCCTCTGAGGCATGATTCAACGCAGTTTGTCGCGCCACTGTGTCCAGCTTGCCGTCTCTGAGATCTCGGTAGCCTTGGAGGATGGTTTCTTTGTCCTCAGCCGTAAGCCCCATCCAGTAAGACTCCTCATCCATCGTGATACCCAATTCTTGCCGCCATGCCGGTAGTACCTCCCGAAGCAATCCGTGGTTGCCGCCATGACCGTTGACGACCAGAATCGTACGGATGCCGTGGGTTTTGAGGCTCTGTGCGACATCGAAGATATATGCCCGCAGCGTCTCCACCCGCAAAGTCAGCGTTCCCTTCCGCGCCATATGGTATGGAGAATAGCCCACCGGACAGGGTGGAGCGACAGTGACTTGGGGGTAGAGCCGCAAGGCGGCTTGCTGGGAGACGAACGTGGATAGGACAATATCCAAATCTAGGCTTAGGTGTTCATTGTGCTGCTCAATAGCACCGATGGGGATAATGGCGGCTTTCAATTCGCCACGCTGCAAGGCTTCCCGAATCTCCTTTCGGGTGCACTCCCCTAACATGACTCTGTAGGGATTGACGTATTGGTTTGCCATAGTTTAGGCTCCTTTATCCTTCAGGACTTACGCAAATTGAATAGAAAATTGACATATTTTCCTGAAAAGTCGTTATTGGGTTGCATTTAACCCCCTAAATCCCCTAAC
Encoded proteins:
- a CDS encoding creatininase family protein, producing MANQYVNPYRVMLGECTRKEIREALQRGELKAAIIPIGAIEQHNEHLSLDLDIVLSTFVSQQAALRLYPQVTVAPPCPVGYSPYHMARKGTLTLRVETLRAYIFDVAQSLKTHGIRTILVVNGHGGNHGLLREVLPAWRQELGITMDEESYWMGLTAEDKETILQGYRDLRDGKLDTVARQTALNHASEDETSVMLAAYPQRVRAFTMEEYDAANLDYAHNLSPEVEAYLEPFSKEGWPQGGPNPENPRDRARQENALLATVEKGEALITIHVQYVVDKLQKMIDVTEKGLPWSPPE